The following are encoded in a window of Salinibacter ruber DSM 13855 genomic DNA:
- the nusA gene encoding transcription termination factor NusA: MRSEDLISSFGEIARSKDMDRDTLQIIVEDVFRAMLRKRYGSDEAFEIIFNPKQGDIQILHIQEVVGDWEVEDPVTEIKESEAKKIDDGFAVGDEVAGGLDVSEFGRRAVMTARQTFRQRIRDIEKEQVYQEYTELIGDIVVGEIYQVRRHETLLMHEDTELVLPRDEQIPGDHYRKGNMLRTVVKEVRRDAGSDPQVVVSRTSPVFMERLFEVEVPEVHDGIVEIKKVARIPGDRAKVAVESHDEKVDPVGACVGVKGVRINAVVRELSDENIDVMQWSDDPQELIARALSPAEPTNVSLNQDEDPPRARVEVPADEVSQAIGKRGVNIKLASQLTGYEIDVYREIPADEEDIDIEQFGDELTEETIGKLKRIGCDTGKAVLELSADALARRADLDRDTAKQVLEIIETEFEKGPGIIESIRQGRFTVESVQTAEAADTDGTTPSEASTESSASSAGATESADSKGPGDADEEPPEAGAPAPDADGEETVVDGPAPNEPEQADGDSEATEEGGDEEVEEQDEIPQSPSEEQQEAESTPEEPEVRS, translated from the coding sequence ATGCGAAGCGAAGACCTGATCTCCTCATTTGGGGAAATAGCCCGGTCCAAAGACATGGACCGGGACACGCTCCAGATTATCGTGGAGGACGTGTTCCGCGCGATGCTTCGCAAGCGGTACGGGTCGGACGAGGCCTTCGAGATCATTTTCAATCCGAAGCAGGGGGACATCCAGATTCTCCACATTCAAGAGGTCGTTGGGGACTGGGAGGTGGAAGACCCGGTGACCGAGATTAAGGAGTCCGAGGCCAAGAAGATTGACGACGGCTTTGCGGTTGGCGACGAGGTGGCGGGGGGGCTGGACGTCAGCGAGTTTGGGCGCCGGGCCGTGATGACTGCGCGGCAGACCTTTCGCCAGCGGATCCGTGACATCGAGAAGGAGCAGGTCTACCAGGAGTACACGGAGCTCATTGGGGACATCGTCGTCGGGGAGATTTACCAGGTCCGTCGCCACGAGACGCTCCTGATGCACGAGGACACCGAACTCGTGCTGCCCCGCGACGAACAAATTCCGGGGGATCACTACCGGAAGGGCAACATGCTTCGGACCGTCGTCAAGGAAGTGCGGCGCGATGCGGGGAGCGACCCGCAGGTGGTGGTCAGCCGCACCTCCCCGGTGTTCATGGAGCGCCTCTTCGAAGTCGAGGTGCCGGAGGTGCACGACGGCATCGTCGAGATCAAGAAGGTGGCCCGGATTCCTGGCGACCGCGCCAAGGTGGCGGTCGAGAGTCACGACGAGAAGGTGGATCCGGTAGGGGCATGCGTGGGCGTCAAGGGCGTCCGGATCAACGCCGTCGTCCGGGAGCTCTCCGACGAGAACATCGACGTGATGCAGTGGTCCGACGACCCCCAGGAGCTGATTGCTCGGGCACTGTCGCCGGCCGAGCCGACGAACGTTTCGTTGAATCAGGACGAGGACCCGCCACGGGCCCGCGTGGAGGTGCCGGCCGACGAGGTCAGCCAGGCCATCGGCAAGCGCGGCGTCAACATTAAGCTTGCCTCGCAGTTGACCGGATACGAAATCGATGTCTACCGCGAAATCCCGGCGGACGAGGAAGACATTGACATCGAGCAGTTTGGCGATGAACTTACGGAAGAAACCATCGGGAAGCTGAAGCGGATCGGGTGCGACACCGGAAAGGCCGTGCTCGAACTGTCGGCGGACGCCCTGGCCCGGCGTGCCGACCTCGACCGCGACACCGCCAAGCAGGTGCTGGAGATCATCGAGACTGAATTCGAGAAGGGGCCGGGCATCATCGAGTCGATCCGACAGGGGCGATTCACGGTGGAGTCTGTGCAGACGGCGGAGGCGGCCGACACGGACGGCACCACCCCCAGCGAGGCGTCGACCGAGTCCTCCGCGTCTTCTGCCGGCGCGACCGAGTCCGCCGATTCGAAGGGCCCGGGCGATGCGGACGAGGAGCCGCCCGAGGCCGGCGCACCGGCCCCCGACGCGGACGGGGAGGAGACGGTCGTCGACGGGCCGGCCCCGAACGAGCCCGAGCAGGCCGACGGAGACAGCGAGGCAACAGAAGAAGGCGGTGACGAAGAGGTCGAAGAACAGGACGAGATTCCCCAAAGCCCCTCCGAAGAGCAGCAGGAAGCGGAGTCGACCCCCGAAGAGCCTGAGGTTCGATCTTAG
- the prfB gene encoding peptide chain release factor 2 (programmed frameshift), with amino-acid sequence MKSYSDEDLEQLAERVEALGGYLDVDGRRMTVEELNQERMDPDFWDDPDRAREIEKRIAREEEWIEAWEDVKEQAEDIETLQLLSEEEGEDMSDEIDAEARKLEQKLDRLELESLLDDPDDERDAIVEINPGAGGTESQDWAEMLLRMYMRWAEDQDYDVELVHQQPGEEAGIKSATLNVQGRHAYGRLKSETGVHRLVRISPFDADSRRHTSFASVFVYPEVDDSIGVDLSEGEIELQTFRSGGKGGQHVNKVETGVRLIWTGTLSNGEETTVRAACTQERSQHQNRRRAREMLKSRIYQAERELKEEEKERLESSKKSIEWGSQIRSYVLHPYKMVNDHRTDTKRNDAEAVLEGELDPFIKAYLLKGKKDRDTSPV; translated from the exons ATGAAGTCGTACTCGGACGAGGACCTCGAACAGCTCGCTGAGCGCGTGGAGGCGCTCGGGGGCTATCTT GACGTAGACGGTCGCCGCATGACCGTCGAAGAGCTCAACCAGGAGCGGATGGACCCCGACTTTTGGGACGACCCGGATCGGGCCCGCGAGATCGAAAAGCGAATTGCCCGCGAAGAAGAATGGATCGAGGCGTGGGAGGACGTCAAGGAGCAGGCCGAGGACATTGAGACCCTTCAGCTTCTCTCCGAAGAGGAGGGGGAAGACATGTCGGACGAGATCGACGCGGAGGCGCGAAAGCTCGAACAGAAGCTCGATCGGTTGGAGTTGGAAAGTCTTCTCGACGACCCCGACGACGAGCGAGACGCCATCGTCGAAATCAACCCGGGTGCCGGGGGCACCGAAAGCCAAGACTGGGCAGAAATGCTGCTCCGCATGTACATGCGGTGGGCCGAGGACCAAGACTACGACGTGGAACTCGTCCACCAGCAGCCTGGAGAGGAGGCCGGCATCAAGAGCGCAACCCTGAATGTGCAGGGACGGCACGCCTACGGCCGCCTCAAAAGCGAAACCGGCGTGCACCGACTGGTCCGCATCTCCCCGTTCGACGCCGACAGCCGCCGCCACACCTCGTTCGCGAGCGTCTTTGTCTACCCCGAGGTTGACGACAGCATTGGGGTGGACTTGAGTGAGGGCGAAATAGAACTCCAGACCTTCCGGTCCGGCGGCAAGGGGGGGCAGCACGTCAACAAGGTGGAAACGGGCGTCCGTTTGATCTGGACCGGCACCCTGTCCAACGGCGAGGAGACCACCGTCCGGGCCGCGTGCACCCAGGAGCGGAGCCAGCACCAGAACCGTCGTCGCGCCCGAGAGATGCTCAAGAGCCGCATCTACCAGGCGGAGCGGGAGCTCAAAGAAGAAGAAAAAGAGCGGCTTGAGAGTTCGAAGAAAAGCATCGAATGGGGGAGTCAGATCCGCTCGTACGTGCTCCACCCCTACAAGATGGTGAACGACCACCGGACGGACACCAAGCGGAACGACGCGGAGGCCGTGCTGGAAGGGGAGCTGGACCCGTTCATCAAGGCCTATCTCCTCAAAGGCAAGAAAGACCGGGACACGTCTCCAGTGTAG
- the infB gene encoding translation initiation factor IF-2 yields the protein MATKTKDFQEKKLFQVVRELNVSEDRVVEFLEEEGYEEALSGSGLNAKIVDEEAYLVLREEYADDAEVAARIRELRSEEDDGGPERDEVATLDEEQAAEPESATETAEEAAEPAVADDEEEPRASGDAAPEAAPAEEDTSDATAPADAEAEPSGDEASAEASADDAPADEAPTDEAETAPVDAADKDAAAIADEQKQAAQEPDAEADASGQDTGEETSDTDAATEADATDDAEAESAAPEPTEAEPETPADETEAEDVSADKETASAEEADDHASDEHAPDEDAEAPEEPTEAEGEADDTTEEETPAEGADDAADDEADEEGETLKAGRYRLKGPSVVGKMDSDQLQRPDRKRKRKDKDKDKDKSSKKDKKDKSNKKSKSKGKKQKGGGGGGPDEEDIEQTLQETLQELEQGASRERQRRRRRRRKRHEEERQRRRERKREQENILEVTEFVTTGELANLIGEPVSDVIDTLFDAGMMVSINQRLDTETIEFVADEYGYEVEFVAERDTQAVEVEEDDPEDLEPRAPVVTVMGHVDHGKTSLLDYVRNANVVAGEEGGITQHVGAHYVELTDHDNEAIAFLDTPGHEAFTAMRARGAKATDIVILVVAADDSVMPRTKEAINHAQAADVPIVVAINKMDKREADAEKVRAELADQNVLVEEYGGDVQSAEVSAKTGDGINELLDKVLLQSEIMELKANPNREASGVIIESRLEKGRGNVITVLVQNGTLETGDPFLAGIHSGSVRAMFNERDNRIESVGPSQPALVLGCDGSPEVGDQFVVMDSEGEARDVAQERQRIHREQELRRQSQVSLDQVSRQMAEGEFHELNLIIKADVGGSVEALSDALLKLKTDEVAVNVIHSGVGAITESDVMLARASDAIILGFQVRPTSGAREASQREEVDIRTYSVIYAAIEDVRDALEGLLSPERREETKGRAEVRDTFSVPDVGMVAGCYVNEGTVGRNQKVRLVRDGVVQYEGEISSLKRFEEDVSEVQSGYECGLSIENFDDLKVGDELETYVIVEEARELEV from the coding sequence ATGGCAACCAAGACGAAAGACTTTCAAGAGAAGAAGCTCTTTCAGGTCGTTCGGGAGCTGAATGTTTCCGAGGACCGCGTGGTAGAGTTTCTGGAAGAGGAGGGCTACGAAGAGGCCCTCTCCGGTTCTGGTCTCAACGCGAAGATTGTCGACGAGGAGGCGTACCTCGTCCTGCGGGAGGAGTACGCCGACGACGCAGAAGTGGCGGCCCGCATTCGGGAGCTCCGCTCAGAGGAGGACGACGGCGGCCCGGAGCGGGACGAGGTGGCCACCCTTGATGAGGAACAGGCGGCCGAGCCGGAGTCTGCCACCGAGACGGCAGAAGAGGCGGCGGAGCCCGCTGTCGCGGACGACGAGGAGGAGCCACGTGCCTCAGGCGACGCAGCGCCGGAAGCGGCCCCGGCAGAAGAGGACACCTCGGATGCAACGGCCCCCGCGGACGCAGAGGCAGAGCCTTCCGGGGACGAGGCCTCGGCCGAGGCGTCCGCCGACGACGCACCGGCGGACGAAGCGCCCACGGACGAAGCCGAGACGGCCCCTGTCGACGCGGCCGACAAGGACGCCGCGGCGATTGCGGACGAGCAGAAGCAGGCCGCGCAAGAACCAGACGCCGAGGCGGACGCTTCGGGCCAAGACACGGGCGAGGAGACCTCCGACACGGACGCGGCCACGGAGGCGGACGCTACAGACGACGCCGAGGCCGAATCCGCCGCGCCCGAACCGACCGAGGCGGAGCCCGAGACGCCCGCCGACGAGACGGAGGCGGAAGACGTGTCGGCTGATAAGGAGACAGCGTCGGCCGAGGAGGCGGACGATCACGCCTCCGACGAACACGCTCCCGATGAAGACGCGGAGGCGCCGGAAGAGCCCACGGAGGCCGAAGGCGAGGCCGACGACACGACGGAGGAAGAGACCCCGGCTGAAGGTGCTGACGATGCGGCGGACGACGAGGCGGACGAAGAGGGGGAGACGCTTAAGGCCGGGCGCTACCGTCTCAAGGGGCCCAGCGTGGTCGGCAAGATGGACAGCGATCAACTTCAGCGTCCGGATCGCAAGCGCAAGCGGAAAGATAAAGACAAGGACAAAGACAAGAGCAGTAAAAAGGACAAAAAGGATAAGAGTAACAAGAAGAGTAAGAGCAAAGGGAAGAAGCAGAAGGGCGGCGGCGGTGGGGGCCCCGACGAGGAAGACATTGAGCAGACGCTTCAAGAGACGCTCCAGGAGCTGGAACAGGGCGCCAGCCGCGAACGCCAGCGCCGCCGGCGCCGTCGGCGCAAGCGACACGAGGAGGAGCGACAGCGCCGCCGAGAGCGCAAGCGCGAGCAGGAGAATATTCTCGAAGTGACCGAGTTCGTCACGACCGGCGAGCTCGCAAACCTGATTGGGGAGCCGGTGAGCGACGTGATCGACACGTTGTTCGACGCGGGCATGATGGTGTCCATCAACCAGCGTCTCGACACGGAGACGATCGAGTTCGTCGCCGACGAGTACGGCTACGAGGTTGAGTTTGTCGCGGAGCGGGACACGCAGGCCGTCGAGGTTGAGGAGGACGACCCGGAAGACCTCGAGCCGCGCGCCCCGGTCGTGACGGTGATGGGGCACGTCGACCACGGCAAAACCTCCCTGCTCGACTACGTCCGAAACGCCAACGTGGTGGCCGGGGAAGAGGGAGGCATCACGCAGCACGTGGGGGCCCACTACGTAGAGCTCACCGACCACGACAACGAGGCGATTGCCTTCCTTGACACGCCGGGCCACGAGGCCTTCACCGCCATGCGTGCCCGTGGGGCCAAGGCCACCGACATCGTGATCCTGGTCGTCGCCGCGGACGATTCCGTCATGCCGCGGACGAAGGAGGCGATTAACCACGCTCAGGCCGCCGACGTGCCCATCGTGGTGGCCATCAACAAGATGGACAAGCGCGAGGCGGACGCCGAGAAAGTGCGGGCCGAGCTTGCCGACCAGAACGTGCTCGTGGAGGAGTACGGCGGGGACGTGCAGTCCGCCGAGGTGTCCGCGAAGACGGGGGACGGCATCAACGAGCTGCTCGACAAGGTCCTTCTGCAGTCCGAGATCATGGAGCTGAAGGCCAACCCCAACCGGGAAGCCTCCGGCGTCATCATCGAAAGCCGGCTGGAAAAGGGCCGCGGGAACGTGATCACTGTCCTTGTGCAAAACGGTACCCTCGAGACGGGCGATCCCTTCCTGGCCGGGATTCACAGCGGAAGCGTCCGTGCCATGTTCAATGAGCGGGACAACCGCATTGAGTCCGTGGGGCCGTCCCAACCGGCTCTGGTTCTCGGGTGCGACGGATCGCCGGAGGTCGGCGACCAATTCGTCGTCATGGACAGCGAGGGCGAGGCCCGAGACGTGGCCCAGGAGCGCCAGCGGATCCACCGCGAGCAGGAGCTCCGGCGACAGAGCCAGGTTTCGCTCGATCAGGTCAGCCGCCAGATGGCCGAGGGCGAGTTCCACGAGCTCAACCTTATCATCAAGGCCGACGTGGGCGGTTCTGTCGAGGCACTCTCCGATGCCCTCCTGAAGCTGAAGACCGACGAGGTGGCCGTCAATGTGATCCACAGCGGCGTGGGGGCCATCACCGAGAGCGACGTGATGCTGGCCCGCGCCTCGGACGCCATCATCCTTGGCTTCCAGGTGCGTCCCACGTCCGGGGCCCGTGAGGCGTCCCAACGAGAAGAGGTCGACATTCGGACCTACTCGGTCATCTACGCGGCCATCGAGGATGTCCGCGATGCGCTGGAGGGACTGCTCTCCCCCGAGCGCCGCGAAGAGACGAAGGGCCGGGCCGAGGTCCGAGACACCTTCAGCGTCCCCGACGTGGGAATGGTGGCGGGGTGCTACGTCAACGAGGGCACCGTGGGGCGAAACCAAAAGGTGCGTCTTGTGCGGGATGGCGTGGTGCAGTACGAGGGAGAGATTAGTTCGCTCAAGCGCTTTGAGGAGGACGTCAGTGAGGTCCAGAGCGGGTACGAGTGTGGGCTCTCGATCGAAAACTTCGACGACCTGAAGGTTGGGGACGAGCTCGAAACCTACGTAATTGTTGAGGAGGCACGGGAGCTTGAGGTCTAA
- the rimP gene encoding ribosome maturation factor RimP translates to MTTAFVNPTQQHLADRVSGLTEEVIVGTDYFLVDVEVRGHKGTRVVEVYIDSEEEVGHDDLALISKEIGFLLDVEDVVDGSYKLELSSPGIKRPLTMPAQYRKNVGRTLRVRFESDGDEEIVVGDLTDADDEEIELELPSAERLQLPYTTITQARIELPW, encoded by the coding sequence TTGACAACTGCATTTGTGAACCCCACGCAACAACATCTTGCCGACCGGGTTTCCGGACTGACCGAAGAGGTGATCGTCGGAACCGACTACTTTCTGGTGGACGTGGAGGTGCGGGGGCACAAGGGGACACGGGTCGTGGAAGTGTACATTGACTCCGAGGAGGAGGTGGGCCACGATGACCTCGCCCTCATTAGCAAAGAGATCGGGTTTCTGCTTGACGTGGAGGACGTGGTGGATGGAAGCTACAAGCTGGAGCTTTCCTCGCCCGGGATTAAGCGTCCTTTGACGATGCCGGCGCAGTATCGGAAGAACGTTGGCCGCACCTTGCGTGTACGATTTGAAAGCGACGGCGACGAGGAGATCGTGGTGGGGGACTTGACCGACGCGGACGACGAAGAGATTGAACTGGAGCTGCCCTCTGCGGAGCGCCTTCAGCTGCCATACACGACAATCACCCAGGCTCGGATCGAGCTGCCCTGGTAA
- a CDS encoding pyridoxal phosphate-dependent aminotransferase, whose amino-acid sequence MAAPATAPDLDTYVSDRVRETPPSGIRRFFDIAATMDNVISLGIGEPDFNSPDAALEAGVDALENGRTSYTSNAGMEELRELIAEDYEERHGLSYDPESEIVATVGCSEAMQLAMQAFLEPGDEVLIPEPCFVSYGPSARFAGGEVVHVPTHVENDFQVTAADIEPHLSDRSKVLFLGYPNNPTGAVLRRDTLQEIAQLVVDNDLLVVSDEIYDQLIYGTAHDRGHVCVPTVEGLRERTVLLGGFSKNYAMTGWRIGFACAPKPLSQAMLKVHQYMIMSAPTMAQEGAIAALREARGDVEKMRQSYDERRRTIVSGLNDAGLPTFEPEGAFYCFPDVTSTGMTSEEFAQRLLEEEKVACVPGTAFGPSGEGYVRCSYATGLDDITEALTRIDRFVSRHQS is encoded by the coding sequence ATGGCCGCTCCTGCCACCGCCCCCGATCTCGATACGTACGTCTCAGATCGCGTGCGTGAGACGCCCCCGAGCGGCATCCGCCGGTTCTTCGACATTGCCGCCACGATGGACAACGTCATCTCGCTTGGCATCGGGGAGCCGGACTTCAACTCGCCGGACGCGGCGCTGGAGGCCGGCGTCGACGCGCTGGAGAACGGGCGCACGAGCTACACCTCCAATGCCGGCATGGAGGAGCTCCGCGAGCTCATCGCGGAGGACTACGAGGAGCGACACGGCCTCTCGTACGACCCGGAGAGCGAAATCGTCGCCACGGTGGGGTGCAGCGAGGCGATGCAGCTGGCCATGCAGGCTTTTCTCGAGCCGGGGGACGAAGTGCTGATCCCTGAGCCCTGCTTCGTGTCCTACGGCCCGTCCGCCCGATTTGCAGGGGGGGAGGTGGTGCATGTCCCGACCCACGTCGAGAACGACTTTCAGGTGACGGCCGCCGACATTGAGCCGCACCTTAGTGACCGGTCCAAGGTGCTCTTCCTGGGATACCCGAACAACCCGACCGGGGCGGTGCTGCGGCGCGACACGCTTCAAGAGATTGCCCAGCTCGTGGTCGACAACGACCTGCTGGTCGTCTCTGACGAGATCTACGACCAGTTGATCTACGGCACCGCCCACGACCGGGGGCACGTGTGCGTCCCCACCGTTGAGGGACTACGCGAACGGACGGTGCTGCTGGGGGGCTTCTCGAAGAACTACGCGATGACGGGATGGCGAATCGGGTTTGCCTGCGCGCCGAAACCGCTCTCGCAGGCGATGCTCAAGGTGCACCAGTACATGATTATGAGCGCGCCGACGATGGCCCAGGAAGGGGCCATCGCTGCGCTGCGTGAGGCCAGGGGCGACGTGGAGAAGATGCGGCAGAGCTACGACGAGCGCCGCCGCACCATCGTGTCGGGGCTGAACGACGCGGGCCTTCCCACCTTCGAGCCGGAGGGCGCCTTTTACTGCTTTCCCGACGTGACTTCTACGGGGATGACGTCCGAGGAATTTGCCCAGCGGCTCCTGGAAGAAGAGAAGGTGGCGTGCGTCCCGGGAACCGCCTTCGGCCCAAGTGGAGAAGGGTACGTGCGGTGCTCCTACGCCACCGGCCTGGACGACATCACGGAGGCGCTCACCCGCATTGACCGGTTTGTGTCGCGGCACCAGTCCTGA
- a CDS encoding DUF434 domain-containing protein produces MPVNRGAHPEDPGLFGDDQRDRLRAAVRDLSWLRTRGYSGDSAPELVGNRYQLKRRQRDAVARSSCSDAERAHRLQGRLPPDAIAGQELHLDGFNVLITIEAMIGGAYAFVGRDAAYRDVDPVQGTYRIAHQTTPALRRLADTLQALRPARVTWHLDRSVSNVGRVTDRIADVSAETERPWSLNAHAGVDATLKEASAPVVNSDSAVLDASDAWLPLEGLVHARHVPDAHVVDLRPDGECSRETR; encoded by the coding sequence ATGCCTGTGAATCGTGGGGCCCATCCGGAGGACCCCGGACTGTTCGGGGACGACCAGCGTGATCGGCTCCGGGCCGCTGTGCGGGATCTGTCGTGGCTTCGCACCCGGGGCTACAGTGGGGACAGTGCCCCGGAGCTCGTGGGAAACCGGTACCAACTGAAGCGCCGCCAGCGCGACGCGGTCGCACGATCGTCCTGCAGCGACGCCGAGCGAGCGCACCGGCTTCAGGGGCGTCTGCCCCCGGACGCCATCGCGGGACAGGAGCTTCACCTCGACGGCTTCAACGTGCTCATTACCATCGAGGCGATGATCGGTGGGGCGTACGCGTTTGTGGGGCGCGATGCCGCCTACCGCGACGTAGATCCCGTGCAAGGCACCTACCGCATTGCCCACCAGACCACGCCTGCCCTGCGGCGCCTTGCGGACACCCTGCAGGCCTTGCGCCCAGCGCGGGTCACGTGGCACCTCGATCGCTCGGTCTCAAACGTCGGGCGCGTGACGGATCGGATTGCGGACGTCTCCGCCGAGACGGAGCGCCCCTGGTCCCTTAACGCGCACGCGGGGGTGGACGCCACATTGAAGGAGGCATCCGCCCCCGTTGTGAACAGCGACAGCGCGGTGCTCGACGCAAGCGACGCGTGGTTGCCGTTGGAGGGGCTCGTTCATGCCCGCCACGTGCCCGATGCGCACGTCGTTGATCTCCGACCCGATGGGGAGTGCTCTCGGGAGACTCGGTAG
- a CDS encoding aldehyde dehydrogenase family protein yields the protein MPDTFENYIGGRWTGAASQATFDNRNPADPDDHIGDFPDSAPADVDAAVQAAQDAFSDWGSTPAPDRGKILKASGDLLAERKDEIARSMTREMGKPFFETKGDVQEAIDTAYYAASETRRLFGTTVPSELPDKMNMAIRRPLGVCGIITAWNFPVAVPSWKIFPALAAGNTIVFKPSEDAPHSGLRFVQTLIDAGIPDGVINVVHGADEAGQALVEHPEVDAIGFTGSYEVGTAIAETCGRLNTPVSLEMGGKNPMIVMDDADLDLALEGAIWGAYGTTGQRCTATSRLICHESVHDELVAMIRDEAEALVLGDGNDADTDVGPLINQAAAETVHRYVEIGQEEGATLEMGGAPASVDGLDGHFYEPTLFTDVTPDMTIAQEEIFGPVLATFEVGSYDEAVTVANDTQYGLSSSIYTQDVNKSFRAMRDLEAGITYVNGPTIGAEAHMPFGGVKDTGNGQRDGGYAAFEFWTEHKTLYVDYSGQLQKAQMDSVED from the coding sequence ATGCCCGATACGTTCGAAAACTACATTGGCGGCCGCTGGACCGGCGCCGCCTCACAGGCCACCTTCGACAACCGAAACCCGGCCGACCCCGACGACCACATCGGCGACTTTCCGGATTCGGCCCCCGCCGACGTTGACGCCGCCGTGCAGGCGGCCCAAGACGCCTTCTCGGACTGGGGCAGCACCCCCGCTCCGGACCGCGGGAAGATTCTGAAAGCCTCCGGCGACCTGCTAGCGGAGCGAAAAGACGAAATCGCCCGCTCGATGACCCGCGAGATGGGCAAGCCCTTCTTCGAGACGAAGGGCGATGTGCAGGAGGCCATCGACACGGCCTACTACGCGGCCAGCGAAACGCGACGGCTGTTCGGCACCACGGTCCCGAGTGAGCTGCCCGACAAGATGAACATGGCCATCCGTCGCCCGCTCGGGGTGTGTGGCATCATCACGGCCTGGAATTTTCCCGTCGCCGTGCCGTCCTGGAAGATCTTCCCGGCCCTCGCCGCCGGCAATACGATCGTCTTTAAGCCGAGCGAGGACGCCCCGCACAGCGGCCTGCGCTTCGTGCAGACGCTGATCGACGCGGGCATTCCGGATGGGGTGATCAACGTGGTGCACGGCGCGGACGAGGCGGGGCAGGCGCTCGTGGAGCACCCGGAGGTCGACGCCATCGGCTTCACCGGGTCCTACGAGGTCGGCACCGCGATTGCCGAAACCTGCGGCCGCCTCAACACGCCGGTGTCCCTGGAGATGGGCGGCAAGAACCCGATGATCGTGATGGACGACGCCGACCTCGACCTCGCGCTGGAGGGCGCCATCTGGGGCGCCTACGGCACCACGGGCCAGCGGTGCACGGCCACCAGCCGCCTCATCTGTCACGAATCGGTGCACGACGAGCTCGTGGCGATGATTCGGGACGAGGCAGAAGCGCTCGTCCTTGGTGATGGAAACGACGCGGACACCGACGTGGGGCCCCTCATCAATCAGGCCGCCGCGGAAACGGTGCACCGGTACGTCGAGATCGGACAGGAGGAGGGCGCCACCCTGGAGATGGGCGGCGCGCCTGCGTCGGTTGACGGCCTCGACGGTCACTTCTACGAGCCGACCCTCTTCACGGACGTGACGCCCGACATGACGATTGCCCAAGAAGAAATCTTTGGGCCGGTGCTCGCGACGTTTGAGGTCGGGTCCTACGACGAGGCCGTGACGGTGGCCAACGATACCCAGTACGGGCTCTCCTCTTCCATCTACACCCAGGACGTGAACAAGAGCTTCCGGGCGATGCGGGACCTGGAGGCCGGCATCACCTACGTCAACGGCCCCACGATCGGGGCCGAGGCGCACATGCCCTTCGGGGGGGTAAAGGACACCGGCAACGGCCAACGGGACGGGGGCTACGCGGCCTTCGAGTTCTGGACGGAGCACAAAACCCTCTACGTTGACTACTCCGGCCAGCTACAAAAAGCCCAGATGGACTCGGTGGAAGACTAA